The bacterium DNA segment AACTGGTAAGAATCGTTGGCAATAAAAATCAATCCGTCGACTAAAGGCTCATGTTTCGTTTTAGGTTTGACACGAATTTGATATACTTCGATTTGATTGAAAGTAACGGATCCCTCCAGCGTGTAATCATAATAAGTCTCAGAATTTTTTGAAAGCGGTCCGATCACCGAAACATTGCCAACGGGGATGTCCTCCCGGCCAAAATCGTCGATGAGGCCGAATCCGTAGATCTCTACTTTAGCCCATGACGGAAAAGCATCAAGGTGACGACGAGCCGTTTCGATTTCTTTCAATTGGTCCGGCGCTTTCCAGTAAACCTCGGAGTGAACCTGCGTCAGCGCGTAAGGCTCCAATTCTTTTGTTTTACGGTTGTACGCTTCGAAAAAAGCTTTGGAATAGAGTTTGAGTTTATAGCTTTTCAGCGCTTTACGATTGGCTTCACGAGCTTCTTTGGCGCGTTGCATGATGGTTTCGACGGTTAAATCGTCTGCACGTACGACAGAAACGCTCAACAAACACATTGCGAGAACGGATAATTTGATCATGCTATAATGTAAGGTTAGTTGCAAATCTTCGAATCGTATCTAAATAAGGTTTACCGCCGATTTGTAAATAATCATTGTGATCGGCGCCGGTAATCGTATAAAAAAATTTAGGTTCGCGTGCCGATTCGAACAATAACCGGCCTTGCCCATAGGGAATAATCCGGTCGCGATCACCGTGGGCTATCAGCACAGGACACTTTAATGATCCAATTTTTTCAAGAGAATTAAATTGTTCATAACTCAACCAGGCTATCGGGATAAAAGGAAACACGACTTTGGCCATGCCAAATTTCGATGTGAATGAACTTTCGACGACTAACGCGCGTACAGGCTGACGCATGGCCAAGTCGACCGCCACCGAACCGCCAAGGGATGTTCCAATCAGAATAATCTGATCGGGAGTATATTTTTTCTCCTCCGTCAGCCAGCGGTAAACCGTTTCAGCATCGTTATACAATCCGTCTTCCGTTGGCCGGCCGGTACTTTTGCCATACCCGCGATAATCGAAGATCGCTACCGCAAAACCCAATTCGTGCAACGATTTCATTTGAAACTGTCTATATGAATTATTGCCCGCATTGCCATGGCACAGCAGGAAAACAAAACGCGCCGTATCGTTAGGCATCAACCAGACATTAATGGATTCGCCGTCTTGAGTATGAATCATCGCGTCTTCGAACCGAATACCGAGAGAAATCCACTCACTTCGCGGATGGTACAAATTCATCCTCTCAAATCCCTGCAGCCCGAGAACTATGAAACCGTAAATAATAATGATCGTTGAAATTTTTTTCACATTAGTAATAGGAAAAAGACAAAGAACTAATCTTGCGCCAGTCAATTTATGGCAATATATTATTGCAGTCAATATTACAATAAGTTAAATAACTCTGAGTTCTCCGCAAAACTCCGGTGTGAAAAGATGGAATATCCTGATTTTGTCGCGCGATTTTATGACGTGATTTATGCTAAAATCCGAACGAGCGTTGACCACGATTATTATCTCAAAAAAACATTGGAAACGAACGGACCGGTGTTGGAAGTTGGCGTCGGAACCGGAAGACTTTTTACGGAAGCTTTGGAAAAAGGCGCAGACGTGTATGGTGTTGATCTGAGTCCGGAAATGATCCGCACTTTGCAATCAAAATTAAGCCCTGAAAACTGCTCTCGCGTGCAAGTCGGCGATGTTCGGCAATTCAAACTGGAAAAAAAATTCAAGCTGATTGTTGCGCCATTTCGTGTATTTTCGCATTTGACGACTATTGAAGAGCAACTAAATGCGTTAAATACGATTGCGGATCACCTGACGCCAGACGGTAAATTTATTTTCGATCTGTTTGTTCCCAACCCGGTTTTGTGTTCGGAAGGGATGCCGCCGACGGTTGATTTTGAGGGTGAATGGTCGTCCGGTCATTCGTTGAAACGCA contains these protein-coding regions:
- a CDS encoding alpha/beta hydrolase; this encodes MNLYHPRSEWISLGIRFEDAMIHTQDGESINVWLMPNDTARFVFLLCHGNAGNNSYRQFQMKSLHELGFAVAIFDYRGYGKSTGRPTEDGLYNDAETVYRWLTEEKKYTPDQIILIGTSLGGSVAVDLAMRQPVRALVVESSFTSKFGMAKVVFPFIPIAWLSYEQFNSLEKIGSLKCPVLIAHGDRDRIIPYGQGRLLFESAREPKFFYTITGADHNDYLQIGGKPYLDTIRRFATNLTL
- a CDS encoding class I SAM-dependent methyltransferase gives rise to the protein MEYPDFVARFYDVIYAKIRTSVDHDYYLKKTLETNGPVLEVGVGTGRLFTEALEKGADVYGVDLSPEMIRTLQSKLSPENCSRVQVGDVRQFKLEKKFKLIVAPFRVFSHLTTIEEQLNALNTIADHLTPDGKFIFDLFVPNPVLCSEGMPPTVDFEGEWSSGHSLKRITSVIPDRIHQTNHVTMRHIWEENGITMDKTWTFPMRYFFRYELEHLISLSDLRLSAIYGNFNEGDLTDQSVDFVIVCNR